In Temnothorax longispinosus isolate EJ_2023e chromosome 10, Tlon_JGU_v1, whole genome shotgun sequence, a single window of DNA contains:
- the LOC139820234 gene encoding uncharacterized protein, with amino-acid sequence MKKRKVLIEKNSGHKESSARPSAASLQSTTTSHHHQRRSRSVKLPSVQNLHNSNSSDKVARFKDERMVLPDEMQPPKTRFISQSKSKEAHSTSSPRLKSFPAEEIKKLDNPPMFSPEPIAALIVQQDPRETGTFYTNSSARNNNGHGDAISVQLSHQQSKPQTTCSTSQQQVVANHQEICQTNPHSESLLTQRIASPEKQAHRPFVPNILQEAVIYDRSHRIPSAIINQPVITQTPSTRVAMPQAQESSSDSRAVVDQNRNESSMLENQYQKQPISDRNAANYRQMYMQMQQQKQATIVQNANVSPNDQTANNCQNIYHAQFRAPFQQNLHQINQQTQHSAYNQQMLPRAFNQMQPISNQQQHIPNNSGIHCSHYNQQLPITQSSGQGMTSPQDMTVNQMRLMRHNLPVHQQNRGYPVSFQPAWPQNDRWMQVTNQNQQHLHQQLPWQYYYQAHDANFNQQNSGSQNQSNPSQNQANHKLIDQSIAEAHGQQKENKTLHFTSDMIRDQELLVSTMRQQGVPEEVMRRQFDALLNEQKRHLAYIAQFQQQKLNIPEEIKRNRLARRRTEKDEKPEWMIHITPPRISYSDIERMNAQQRALNEQYLMDDKSGKIIADQQRNYHQLKKEKICNQVSPQQTYVQMNPYQVWQAANWPYRGDHQTCGHTACYPYNHQQSASNNVCQPTFKYAQYPNMRYNPYFPHSESQYNPSSLNPLDNQRTSMDPTYFYQQNRKPTETSSLLKMRVYKEIICPQKRNNGLQDPDNIQKMLEALKDPTSRKGLEYLANLAKRKPIVRLNGIQNSNEIPEDMQPRPSTETPSQSQKRIPANGLENSRNPNNPPSRVLRPKKADEPLMAEYPRQRQNARNCYSMQAEKENGTMATLQNQGAFSYAHGSIPYNRQNIPIAQGCHGNNNMILQYGEGAPPRHCHQMQQYYLNGQNLPGHNGGQGDVACIQQPDAPGATRIDRAGGDTGEKSSAEEAMKRIGVQTMQATNAYGQPEIRETRTIGGITYLARKPECTLNNLVVSPDRLIASEHMQTPRIF; translated from the exons ATGAAAAAGAG GAAAGTTTTAATCGAGAAGAATTCTGGACATAAAGAATCGTCTGCACGTCCGAGCGCGGCAAGTTTGCAATCTACCACCACGAGTCATCATCATCAGAGACGCTCGCGATCTGTAAAATTGCCATCCGTACAGAATTTGCATAATTCAAATTCGTCGGATAAGGTCGCGAGATTTAAGGACGAACGAATGGTATTACCAGACGAAATGCAGCCTCCGAAAACCAGATTTATTTCTCAAAGCAAATCAAAAGAAGCACACTCGACTTCGTCGCCACGACTCAAGAGTTTCCCTGCCGAGGAGATTAAGAAACTGGACAATCCACCAATGTTCTCGCCTGAGCCAATCGCTGCTTTAATTGTGCAGCAAGATCCTCGAGAAACCGGGACTTTTTACACAAATTCTTCTGCTAGAAATAATAACGGGCATGGTGACGCAATTTCTGTTCAATTATCGCATCAACAatcaaaa cCACAAACTACATGTAGCACGAGTCAGCAACAGGTTGTCGCTAACCATCAGGAGATTTGTCAAACGAATCCGCATTCTGAAAGCTTACTGACTCAACGAATCGCGTCTCCCGAAAAACAGGCGCACCGTCCTTTCGTACCAAATATCCTCCAAGAAGCAGTCATCTACGATCGATCACATCGAATCCCATCCGCGATAATTAATCAGCCGGTAATTACACAAACCCCTTCGACACGAGTCGCTATGCCGCAAGCACAAGAATCTTCGAGCGATTCGCGCGCGGTTGTCGACCAAAATCGCAATGAATCTTCCATGCTTGAGAACCAGTATCAGAAGCAACCGATCAGTGACCGAAATGCAGCCAATTACAGACAAATGTACATGCAAATGCAGCAACAGAAACAAGCAACAATCGTACAAAATGCTAATGTATCACCAAATGATCAGACTGCgaataattgtcaaaatatttatcatgcTCAGTTTCGTGCTCCATTCCAACAGAATCTACATCAGATCAATCAGCAGACACAACACAGCGCGTATAATCAACAAATGTTGCCGCGAGCGTTCAATCAAATGCAGCCAATATCCAACCAGCAACAACATATACCCAACAATTCAGGAATACATTGCAGTCATTACAATCAACAATTGCCTATCACGCAAAGCTCTGGACAAGGAATGACTTCTCCGCAAGACATGACGGTGAATCAGATGAGATTAATGCGGCATAATTTACCTGTCCATCAACAGAATCGCGGATACCCTGTTAGCTTTCAACCCGCGTGGCCACAAAACGATAGATGGATGCAAGTAACAAATCAAAATCAGCAACATTTGCATCAGCAGTTACCGTGGCAGTATTATTATCAAGCGCACGATGCCAATTTCAATCAGCAAAATTCTGGTAGCCAAAATCAATCTAATCCATCACAGAATCAGGCAAATCATAAACTTATTGATCAGTCAATTGCGGAAGCTCATGGtcaacaaaaagaaaataaaacattgcaCTTTACGTCTGACATGATTCGCGATCAGGAACTGCTGGTTTCCACCATGAGGCAGCAAGGTGTACCTGAGGAGGTGATGCGTCGTCAATTTGACGCGTTACTGAATGAGCAAAAAAGACATCTAGCTTACATTGCGCAGTTTcaacaacaaaaattaaatattccgGAGGAGATAAAGAGGAACCGACTCGCTCGAAGAAGAACAGAGAAAGACGAAAAACCGGAATGGATGATACATATCACGCCACCGCGAATATCGTACAGCGATATTGAAAGAATGAATGCACAGCAAAGAGCTTTGAACGAGCAATATCTGATGGACGATAAATCAGGTAAAATAATAGCTGATCAACAAAGAAATTATCATCAActaaaaaaggagaaaatatGCAATCAAGTTTCGCCTCAGCAAACGTATGTTCAGATGAATCCTTATCAAGTATGGCAAGCGGCCAATTGGCCATATAGAGGTGATCATCAAACATGCGGTCATACCGCCTGTTACCCGTACAATCATCAGCAAAGTGCATCGAACAATGTATGTCAACCAACTTTTAAGTATGCGCAATATCCAAACATGCGTTATAATCCGTATTTTCCGCATTCTGAGTCACAATATAATCCAAGTTCATTGAATCCGCTTGACAATCAAAGAACATCAATGGATCCCACATACTTTTACCAGCAAAATAGAAAGCCTACCGAAACTTCTAGTTTACTGAAGATGCGAGTATACAAGGAAATAATCTGTCCTCAAAAGCGCAATAACGGTCTACAAGATCCAGATAACATTCAGAAGATGCTGGAGGCATTGAAGGATCCGACAAGTAGGAAGGGTCTCGAGTACCTTGCCAATTTGGCCAAGAGGAAACCTATCGTTAGATTGAACGGTATTCAGAATTCCAACGAGATTCCGGAAGACATGCAACCGCGACCATCCACAGAAACCCCCTCGCAGTCTCAGAAAAGAATCCCGGCAAACGGTTTGGAGAACAGCAGAAATCCGAACAATCCGCCTTCGCGTGTCCTGCGACCTAAAAAAGCCGACGAGCCTCTAATGGCGGAGTACCCGCGACAAAGGCAGAACGCGAGAAATTGTTACAGCATGCAGGCTGAAAAGGAGAACGGTACGATGGCGACTTTGCAAAACCAAGGTGCATTTTCCTATGCGCACGGATCAATCCCTTACAATCGGCAGAACATACCTATCGCGCAAGGATGCCACGGCAACAACAACATGATCCTCCAATACGGAGAAGGTGCTCCACCTCGGCATTGTCATCAGATGCAGCAATACTATCTCAATGGGCAGAACCTGCCGGGTCACAATGGCGGACAGGGCGACGTCGCGTGTATACAACAGCCGGATGCACCAGGCGCGACGAGGATCGATCGCGCCGGCGGTGATACCGGCGAGAAATCGAGCGCCGAAGAGGCAATGAAACGTATAGGTGTGCAAACGATGCAGGCAACGAATGCTTACGGCCAACCGGAAATCCGCGAGACAAGGACCATCGGAGGTATTACGTATCTCGCCAGGAAACCCGAGTGTACCCTCAACAATCTCGTCGTTTCGCCAGACAGATTAATCGCGAGCGAACACATGCAAACCCCGAGAATA
- the LOC139820233 gene encoding uncharacterized protein yields MSRSCQNLRLLPPSCRLLTKCSVPCSVICCTPPVSYPYVPRVSRVQYKTTCSPQSVPKPIKTVIYLPPCPTCSTSPPKMEMTYLPPAPTSPSSPPCFYVCSTNCVPCTPCPLPISCNSPRRPPLCLPCPSVK; encoded by the exons ATGTCGAG GAGTTGCCAGAATTTACGTCTTCTTCCCCCTTCCTGTCGTCTACTAACAAAATGTTCAGTTCCATGCTCTGTAATTTGTTGTACTCCACCTGTGAGCTATCCTTACGTGCCTCGTGTATCCCGTGTTCAATATAAAACAACTTGCTCACCCCAATCTGTGCCAAAACCTATTAAGACAGTG ataTATCTACCACCTTGTCCAACCTGCTCTACTTCTCCACCGAAAATGGAAATGACGTATCTGCCACCCGCACCCACATCACCCTCTTCGCCACCCTGCTTTTACGTTTGCAGCACGAATTGCGTTCCTTGCACACCTTGCCCATTACCAATCTCGTGTAATTCGCCCCGTAGGCCCCCGCTATGTC TACCTTGTCCCTCCGTTAAGTGA
- the LOC139820664 gene encoding beta-hexosaminidase subunit beta, whose product MWSRVWIALALVAVVPWQVSSLHSDAGPWVQATRGELWPLPKTRIVKEDFYLLRPSNFDFRVIGDTCDIVTEAIERYTRIILTEARIARLVTEGQPRTSVRDDPHFKGTLEALSIRLLQPCEQNGEHWPHLYMNETYKLDINETSSVAVLWAESVWGILRGFETFSQILAPSGDGPSLKVKCQTILDGPKLPHRGLLLDTSRHYLPLSDILLTLDAMSYNKLNVLHWHIVDDNSFPYQSTSYPDLSAKGAYHHSMIYTPNDVQKVVDYARLRGIRVMPEFDTPGHTRSWGLAYPELLTTCYDSSGKPNGKLGPMDPTNPALYDFVRNLFSEIVQVFPDQYLHLGGDEVPFDCWASNLRIVDYMKARNMSKKFELLENEYIAKLLTISNSLDANTIVWQEVFDNGVVLPSSTVVHVWKLPQWQKELERATMAGHPVLLSSCWYLDHIASGGDWEKYYNCDPFDFVNAGNATHLMLGGETCMWAEFVDKNNVHPRIWPRASAAAERLWSFNKQDNSVAARRLEEHACRMNRRGIPAQPPNGSGFCVT is encoded by the exons ATGTGGAGTCGCGTTTGGATTGCTTTGGCCCTGGTGGCCGTCGTGCCCTGGCAAGTCTCTTCGTTGCATTCGGACGCGGGACCATGGGTCCAAGCCACGAGGGGCGAACTATGGCCTTTGCCGAAAACGCGTATTGTCAAAGAAGACTTCTATTTATTGCGACCGTCAAACTTCGACTTCCGT GTGATCGGTGACACGTGCGATATCGTGACTGAGGCAATAGAACGGTACACGAGAATTATTTTGACGGAAGCTAGGATAGCAAGATTGGTCACGGAAGGGCAGCCAAGAACATCCGTTCGAGACGATCCTCATTTTAAAGGCACTCTTGAGGCTCTAAGCATCCGTCTGTTGCAGCCTTGCGAACAGAACGGCGAACATTGGCCACATTTGTACATGAATGAAACTT ATAAGCTCGATATAAACGAGACCTCATCGGTTGCCGTCTTATGGGCCGAATCCGTGTGGGGAATCCTTCGTGGTTTCGAGACTTTTTCGCAGATATTGGCACCGTCTGGCGATGGCCCGagc TTGAAAGTAAAATGCCAGACCATCTTGGACGGGCCAAAACTGCCGCATCGCGGCCTCCTACTCGATACCTCTCGCCATTATCTACCCCTATCTGACATACTGTTGACACTGGACGCTATGTCGTACAACAAGCTAAACGTCCTTCATTGGCACATCGTCGACGACAACAGTTTCCCGTATCAGAGCACCAGTTATCCCGACCTGTCCGCCAAAGGCGCTTACCATCACTCGATGATCTACACGCCTAATGACGTGCAGAAAGTTGTTGATTATGCGAGATTACGGGGGATCCGAGTGATGCCCGAGTTCGACACACCTGGGCACACTAGATCATGGGGTCTGGCTTATCCGGAATTACTGACAACGTGTTACG ATTCTTCCGGAAAGCCGAACGGTAAACTAGGCCCGATGGACCCGACGAATCCGGCTCTGTATGACTTTGTACGAAATTTGTTCTCTGAGATCGTGCAAGTATTCCCGGATCAATATCTCCACCTGGGTGGCGACGAAGTACCCTTCGATTGCTGGGCCAGCAATCTGAGAATTGTCGACTACATGAAGGCGCGCAATATGTCTAAGAAATTCGAGCTGCTCGAGAACGAATATATAGCCAAGCTACTCACGATCAGCAATTCGCTAGACGCCAACACTATTGTCTGGCAAGAG GTTTTCGATAATGGCGTTGTGTTGCCTTCGAGCACCGTAGTGCACGTTTGGAAGTTGCCACAATGGCAAAAGGAGCTAGAGAGAGCAACGATGGCAGGACATCCGGTTCTGCTGTCATCCTGCTGGTATCTAGACCACATCGCCAGCGGCGGCGACTGGGAAAAGTATTACAATTGCGATCCCTTCGATTTTGTCAATGCAGGCAATGCCACGCATCTGATGCTCGGCGGTGAGACTTGCATGTGGGCAGAGTTTGTCGACAA aaataacgTACATCCGAGGATCTGGCCACGTGCGAGCGCGGCAGCCGAACGTCTGTGGAGCTTCAACAAGCAGGATAACAGTGTCGCCGCTCGACGCTTGGAAGAGCACGCTTGCCGTATGAACAGACGCGGTATTCCCGCCCAGCCGCCGAATGGATCAGGGTTCTGCGTAACATAG